From Streptomyces sp. CMB-StM0423, a single genomic window includes:
- a CDS encoding Lrp/AsnC family transcriptional regulator produces MDDVDRSILAVLERDGRISNNELAARVGLTPSPCLRRVRQLEESGVIRGYRALIDPAAVGRGLRVFAGVRLMRHTRAAVVAFEEQVGELPEVIACHHITGNFDYLLQVEVADLPAYEDFHANQLAALPGVGTVNSFVIMKTLDTA; encoded by the coding sequence ATGGATGATGTGGACCGGTCGATTCTGGCCGTACTGGAACGGGACGGCCGTATCAGCAACAACGAGCTCGCCGCCCGGGTCGGGCTGACGCCCTCGCCGTGCCTTCGGCGCGTACGGCAGCTTGAGGAGTCCGGGGTCATTCGCGGCTACCGGGCGCTGATCGACCCGGCGGCGGTCGGCCGCGGGCTGCGCGTGTTCGCGGGGGTGCGGCTGATGCGGCACACCCGCGCAGCCGTGGTCGCCTTCGAGGAACAGGTGGGGGAGCTGCCGGAGGTCATCGCCTGCCACCACATCACCGGAAACTTCGATTACCTGCTCCAGGTGGAGGTCGCCGACCTGCCCGCCTACGAGGACTTCCACGCCAACCAACTGGCCGCCCTGCCCGGCGTCGGCACGGTCAACAGCTTCGTCATCATGAAGACACTCGACACCGCATGA
- a CDS encoding trans-sulfuration enzyme family protein, protein MPGKSTVTVHIDRETHPSRAVAPPIYQTAAFSAEDATTFAAGAVEPRGKDFYTRFGNPNHAQAAAVVAELEGTEAAMVTASGMAAITTAVLALVSAGDHVIGQKSTYGGTASVLQNLLPRLGVSTTLVDQRDEGAFEKALTPKTRLILVETPSNPLLQITDLRAVADLARAHGVATLADNTFATPLNQRPADFGIDVVWHSATKYLNGHSDVSAGVLAGPAKVLDRIWDTSLLTGATLGPIDAWLLLRGIRTLPLRVPRHNDNGLALAEALSGHPAVTRVHYPGLATHPQHKLAVEQMNGFGGVLGIEFTGGYEMADAFLSRLRYPRRSASLGGVESLAVHPASMWAGMLSDDQITETVPAGLVRLAAGTEDTADLVADALAAADAVHR, encoded by the coding sequence GTGCCGGGCAAGAGCACCGTCACCGTTCACATCGACCGTGAGACCCACCCCAGCCGCGCCGTGGCGCCGCCCATCTACCAGACGGCGGCGTTCTCGGCCGAGGACGCGACCACGTTCGCCGCCGGCGCCGTCGAGCCGCGTGGCAAGGACTTCTACACCCGCTTCGGCAACCCGAACCACGCCCAGGCCGCCGCCGTCGTCGCGGAGCTGGAGGGCACCGAGGCCGCGATGGTCACCGCGTCCGGCATGGCCGCGATCACCACCGCCGTGCTGGCTCTGGTGTCTGCCGGCGACCATGTCATCGGGCAGAAGTCCACCTACGGCGGCACCGCCTCCGTCCTGCAGAACCTGCTGCCGCGCCTGGGCGTGTCCACCACGCTGGTGGACCAGAGGGACGAGGGGGCGTTCGAGAAGGCCCTCACCCCCAAGACCCGGCTGATCCTGGTGGAGACACCGAGCAACCCGCTGCTGCAGATCACCGACCTGCGCGCCGTCGCCGACCTGGCCCGCGCCCACGGTGTGGCAACCCTGGCGGACAACACCTTCGCCACACCGCTGAACCAGCGCCCGGCGGACTTCGGCATCGATGTCGTCTGGCACAGCGCGACGAAGTACCTCAACGGCCACTCCGACGTCTCCGCCGGAGTGCTGGCCGGGCCGGCGAAGGTCCTGGACCGGATCTGGGACACCAGCCTGCTCACCGGCGCCACGCTCGGCCCCATCGACGCCTGGCTGCTGCTGCGCGGGATAAGGACCCTGCCGCTGCGCGTGCCACGGCACAACGACAACGGCCTCGCCCTCGCCGAAGCGCTGAGCGGCCACCCGGCCGTGACACGCGTGCACTACCCCGGCCTGGCCACCCACCCGCAGCACAAGCTGGCCGTCGAGCAGATGAACGGATTCGGCGGAGTACTCGGCATCGAATTCACCGGCGGGTACGAGATGGCCGACGCCTTCCTGTCCCGTCTGCGCTACCCCCGCCGCTCCGCCAGCCTCGGCGGGGTGGAATCCCTCGCCGTGCACCCGGCGTCCATGTGGGCGGGAATGCTCAGCGACGACCAGATCACCGAGACCGTCCCTGCGGGCCTGGTGCGGCTGGCGGCCGGCACCGAGGACACCGCCGACCTGGTCGCCGACGCCCTCGCCGCGGCCGACGCCGTACACCGCTGA
- a CDS encoding amidohydrolase family protein, giving the protein MQTLLSGGTVVTMDPAAGDLHRGDVLIEDGVIVEVAKRIEVTDADVIDASDRIVLPGFVDNHRHAWQTAFRGAGADWTFPEWAAAMHGTVKPHYRPEDVYLGTLLGRLEALHAGVTTMLDWYHVAKSAEHEDAAIAALRDVPGRSVFCLGAGWDSAASVDDAIRRVRAELPDGGPVTMAWGLRGTEDTSLDTVARELELAADLGLRTSLHTGSDGTQRPIAELHEHGLLRDTTTFVHGNGISDEELRMLADAGSSLSISPDVELKMGFGNPLTGRALAAGLRPTLSVDDVPSAGGDMFSTMRTAFAVQRGLDGGLNSRDLLEFTTLDAAASCGLDARTGSITPGKDADIILLRTDDITVFPVADPVGTVVSAGHPGLVDTVLAAGRVVKRDGALVGVDLPTLRTRLTASRDRIAAAAGVRLDGTWRPRPDTM; this is encoded by the coding sequence ATGCAGACCCTGCTCTCCGGCGGCACCGTCGTCACCATGGACCCGGCTGCCGGCGATCTCCACCGAGGCGACGTGCTGATCGAGGACGGTGTGATCGTCGAGGTGGCCAAGCGGATCGAGGTGACCGACGCCGACGTGATCGACGCGAGTGACCGGATCGTCCTGCCCGGTTTCGTCGACAACCACCGTCACGCCTGGCAGACCGCGTTCCGGGGCGCGGGCGCGGACTGGACGTTTCCCGAGTGGGCCGCCGCCATGCACGGCACCGTCAAGCCGCACTACCGGCCCGAGGACGTGTACCTGGGCACCCTGCTCGGCCGGCTGGAGGCCCTGCACGCGGGCGTGACCACGATGCTGGACTGGTATCACGTCGCGAAGAGCGCCGAGCATGAGGACGCGGCCATTGCCGCCCTGCGCGACGTACCGGGGCGGTCCGTCTTCTGCCTCGGTGCGGGCTGGGACTCCGCCGCCTCCGTGGACGACGCGATCCGCCGCGTCCGCGCCGAGCTGCCCGACGGCGGCCCGGTCACCATGGCCTGGGGGCTGCGCGGGACCGAGGACACGAGCCTGGACACCGTCGCCCGGGAGCTGGAGCTGGCCGCCGACCTCGGCCTGCGCACCAGCCTGCACACCGGCTCCGACGGTACCCAGCGCCCCATCGCCGAGCTGCACGAGCACGGCCTGCTCCGGGACACCACCACGTTCGTGCACGGCAACGGCATCAGCGACGAAGAACTGCGGATGCTCGCCGACGCGGGCAGCTCGCTCTCGATCAGCCCGGACGTCGAGCTGAAAATGGGCTTCGGCAACCCACTGACCGGCCGGGCACTGGCCGCCGGCCTGCGCCCGACCCTGTCCGTCGACGACGTCCCCTCGGCCGGCGGCGACATGTTCTCCACCATGCGTACCGCCTTCGCGGTGCAACGCGGCCTGGACGGCGGCCTCAACTCCCGCGACCTGCTGGAGTTCACCACCCTCGACGCCGCCGCCTCCTGCGGACTCGACGCCCGCACGGGCAGCATCACACCCGGCAAGGACGCCGACATCATCCTGCTGCGCACCGACGACATCACCGTGTTCCCGGTCGCCGACCCGGTCGGCACCGTCGTCTCCGCCGGTCATCCCGGGCTGGTCGACACCGTGCTCGCCGCCGGCCGCGTGGTCAAGCGCGACGGAGCCCTGGTGGGCGTGGACCTGCCCACGCTCAGGACCCGGCTGACCGCTTCCCGCGACCGCATCGCGGCGGCTGCAGGCGTACGGCTCGACGGCACCTGGCGTCCGCGGCCCGACACCATGTAG
- a CDS encoding alpha/beta fold hydrolase, whose product MTRIQNIVLVHGGFVDGSGWQGVYDALTADGYRVAVVQNPTLSLAGDVAATHQILDGLDGPAVLVGHSYGGVVITEAGNHPNVAALAYIAAFAPDKGESVDSLIADPPPGAPVPPILPPQDGFLFLDREKFAAAFAADLPAAQAAFMADSQVPWGVDALAGAVSVPAWRSKPSWYLVSTDDRMIPPPAQRAMAGRSGATVTETPGSHAVYVSRPATVAAVITQAAEGLNGNPRA is encoded by the coding sequence ATGACGCGCATCCAGAACATCGTGCTCGTGCATGGCGGCTTCGTGGACGGGTCGGGCTGGCAGGGCGTGTACGACGCGCTCACCGCCGACGGCTACCGGGTGGCCGTCGTGCAGAACCCGACGCTGTCGCTGGCCGGCGACGTCGCCGCCACCCACCAGATCCTCGACGGCCTGGACGGCCCCGCGGTGCTGGTCGGCCACTCGTACGGCGGTGTCGTCATCACCGAGGCCGGCAACCACCCGAACGTCGCCGCCCTCGCGTACATCGCCGCGTTCGCGCCCGACAAGGGCGAGTCGGTCGACTCTCTGATCGCCGACCCGCCGCCCGGCGCCCCCGTTCCGCCGATCCTGCCGCCGCAGGACGGCTTCCTCTTCCTCGACCGGGAGAAGTTCGCCGCCGCGTTCGCCGCCGACCTGCCGGCGGCACAGGCCGCGTTCATGGCCGACTCCCAGGTGCCGTGGGGCGTCGACGCACTCGCCGGCGCGGTGTCCGTACCGGCCTGGCGGAGCAAGCCGTCCTGGTACCTGGTCTCCACCGACGACCGCATGATCCCCCCGCCCGCCCAGCGCGCCATGGCCGGGCGCTCCGGCGCGACCGTCACCGAGACCCCCGGCAGCCACGCCGTGTACGTGTCCCGCCCGGCGACCGTGGCCGCCGTCATCACCCAGGCCGCGGAGGGCCTGAACGGGAACCCCCGGGCGTAA
- a CDS encoding SDR family NAD(P)-dependent oxidoreductase — protein MQRQFAGKVALVTGAGSGMGRATAVLLARRGAAVTVVGRRENKLAEVVDEIAAAGGRALAVPADVSRPGDVERAVARTLAQFGALHYAVNNAGVSGNFVPLTDMTPEQWRQIVDIDLNSLFYGLKYEVPAILEAGGGAVVNVSSVFADRGGPTPEYSSAKHGIRGLTRSAAIEFGARGVRVNELQPGVIDTEMTQANPGGTQQVADTGIPMRRVGTGDEIATAVAFLLSDEASYINGAHLAVDGGFLA, from the coding sequence ATGCAGCGCCAGTTCGCCGGGAAGGTCGCCCTCGTCACCGGCGCAGGGTCCGGGATGGGACGCGCCACAGCGGTCCTGCTGGCGCGGCGCGGCGCGGCGGTCACGGTAGTCGGCCGCCGGGAGAACAAGCTCGCCGAGGTCGTCGATGAGATCGCCGCCGCTGGCGGCAGGGCCTTGGCCGTGCCCGCAGACGTCAGCCGGCCCGGCGACGTCGAGCGGGCCGTCGCCCGCACCCTGGCACAGTTCGGTGCACTGCACTACGCCGTCAACAACGCGGGCGTGTCGGGGAACTTCGTCCCGCTGACCGACATGACTCCCGAGCAGTGGCGGCAGATCGTCGACATCGATCTGAACAGCCTGTTCTACGGGCTCAAGTACGAGGTCCCGGCGATCCTTGAGGCCGGCGGCGGCGCTGTCGTCAACGTCTCCAGCGTCTTCGCGGACCGGGGCGGCCCGACCCCGGAGTACTCCAGTGCCAAGCACGGCATCCGCGGCCTGACCCGCTCCGCGGCGATCGAGTTCGGTGCCCGGGGCGTACGGGTTAACGAACTGCAACCCGGTGTGATCGACACGGAGATGACCCAGGCAAACCCCGGGGGCACGCAGCAGGTCGCGGACACCGGTATCCCCATGCGCCGGGTGGGCACCGGGGACGAGATCGCCACGGCCGTTGCCTTCCTGCTCTCCGATGAAGCCTCCTACATCAACGGCGCACATCTCGCCGTCGACGGCGGGTTCCTCGCATAA
- a CDS encoding SDR family NAD(P)-dependent oxidoreductase produces the protein MSTQPDTWFITGSSRGFGRSLATAALGAGANVVASARRPEQLADLVEKYGDRILPVALDVTDVTAAEAALTAGVEKYGRIDVVVNNAGYANLSPVETTDEADFRRQFDTNFWGVYNVSRAALPLLKKQGSGGIVIQFSSVGGRVGHTPGLASYQAAKFAVDGFTRVLAAETAPFGIRYLVVEPGGFATDWAGASMQVDDVPEEYRETVGAMGELLRGGSSAQGDPDRAADILVRIVHADNLPGHLLLGAGAAQMALDYSRSQITEATAWQAVSASADSGADYPVDLPSAAS, from the coding sequence ATGAGTACGCAACCGGACACCTGGTTCATCACGGGCTCCTCCCGTGGCTTCGGCCGCTCCCTCGCGACCGCCGCCCTCGGGGCCGGCGCCAACGTGGTGGCGAGCGCGCGCAGGCCCGAGCAGCTCGCCGACCTGGTAGAGAAGTACGGCGACCGCATCCTCCCGGTGGCCCTGGACGTCACCGACGTCACCGCGGCCGAGGCCGCGCTCACCGCCGGCGTCGAGAAGTACGGGCGGATCGACGTGGTGGTCAACAACGCCGGCTACGCCAACCTCTCGCCCGTAGAGACCACCGACGAGGCCGACTTCCGCCGCCAGTTCGACACCAACTTCTGGGGTGTCTACAACGTCTCCCGGGCCGCTCTGCCGCTGCTGAAGAAGCAGGGCTCAGGAGGCATCGTGATCCAGTTCTCCTCGGTCGGCGGACGGGTCGGCCACACCCCCGGGCTCGCCTCCTACCAGGCGGCCAAGTTCGCCGTCGACGGGTTCACCCGCGTCCTGGCCGCCGAGACCGCGCCGTTTGGGATCCGCTACCTCGTGGTCGAGCCGGGCGGCTTCGCCACCGACTGGGCCGGCGCCTCCATGCAGGTCGACGACGTCCCCGAGGAGTACCGTGAGACCGTCGGCGCCATGGGCGAACTGCTGCGCGGCGGAAGCTCCGCACAGGGCGACCCCGACCGGGCCGCGGACATCCTCGTGCGGATCGTCCATGCCGACAACCTGCCCGGCCATCTGCTCCTCGGCGCCGGTGCGGCGCAGATGGCCCTGGACTACTCCCGCAGCCAGATCACCGAAGCCACAGCCTGGCAGGCCGTCTCCGCTTCCGCTGACTCCGGCGCCGACTACCCGGTCGACCTGCCCTCCGCCGCGTCATGA
- a CDS encoding catalase, translating to MPFEDNTDPLTTAAGAPVADNQNSLSAGPRGPLLLQNLWLIEKLAHFDREVIPERRMHAKGAGAFGTFRVTHDISRYTKAALFSAIGNTCKMFARFSTVAGERGAADAERDIRGFALRFYTEEGNWDVIGNNTPVFFHRDPLKFPDLNRAVKRDPRTNLRDPENNWGFWTNLPESLHQVTIIMSDRGIPKSYRHMHGFGSHTFSLINAAGERHWVKFHFRTRQGIQNLTDEEASALIGRDRESHGRDLYEAIERGDNPKWSLHIQVMPEADAATYRFHPFDLTKVWSKRDYPLIEVGEFELNRNPDNYFADVEQAALTPANLVPGISFSPDKMLQGRLFAYGDAARYRVGVNHHQIPVNQPHAATLVNSYHRDGAMRVDGNQGGVPGVEPNNYGRWAEQPSYADPAQPNGATADHFDFREDDDNYFQQVGDLFRLMTAAQQQALFDNTAHAIRGARPQTVEQHIHNCAQADPAYGNGVRMACKAHGAL from the coding sequence ATGCCCTTCGAGGACAACACCGACCCGCTGACCACGGCCGCCGGAGCCCCGGTCGCCGACAACCAGAACAGCCTGAGCGCGGGGCCGCGCGGCCCGCTGCTGCTCCAGAACCTGTGGCTGATCGAGAAGCTGGCGCACTTCGACCGCGAGGTCATCCCCGAGCGCCGCATGCACGCGAAGGGCGCGGGTGCGTTCGGCACGTTCCGGGTGACACACGACATCTCCCGTTACACCAAGGCGGCGCTCTTCAGCGCGATCGGCAACACATGCAAGATGTTCGCCCGGTTCTCCACGGTCGCCGGCGAGCGCGGTGCCGCCGACGCCGAGCGCGACATCCGCGGTTTCGCCCTGCGCTTCTACACCGAAGAGGGCAACTGGGACGTCATCGGCAACAACACGCCGGTCTTCTTCCACCGCGACCCGCTGAAGTTCCCGGACCTCAACCGGGCGGTCAAGCGCGACCCGCGTACCAACCTGCGCGACCCGGAGAACAACTGGGGCTTCTGGACCAACCTGCCCGAGTCGCTGCACCAGGTCACGATCATCATGAGCGACCGCGGTATCCCGAAGTCCTACCGGCACATGCACGGCTTCGGCTCGCACACCTTCAGCCTGATCAACGCGGCCGGGGAGCGGCACTGGGTCAAGTTCCACTTCCGCACCCGGCAGGGCATCCAGAACCTCACGGACGAGGAAGCCTCGGCGCTGATCGGCCGGGACCGCGAATCGCACGGCCGCGATCTGTACGAGGCCATCGAGCGCGGCGACAATCCGAAGTGGTCCCTGCACATCCAGGTGATGCCGGAGGCCGACGCGGCGACCTACCGCTTCCACCCCTTCGATCTGACCAAGGTGTGGAGCAAGAGGGACTACCCGCTGATCGAGGTCGGCGAGTTCGAGCTGAACCGCAACCCGGACAACTACTTCGCCGATGTCGAGCAGGCCGCTCTCACACCGGCGAACCTCGTGCCCGGCATCTCCTTCAGCCCGGACAAGATGCTCCAGGGCCGGCTCTTCGCCTACGGCGACGCCGCGCGCTACCGAGTCGGCGTCAACCATCACCAGATCCCGGTCAACCAGCCGCATGCCGCGACGCTGGTCAACTCCTACCACCGCGACGGTGCCATGCGCGTCGACGGCAACCAGGGCGGAGTACCCGGGGTCGAGCCCAACAACTACGGCCGCTGGGCCGAGCAGCCCTCCTACGCGGACCCCGCGCAGCCGAACGGCGCCACCGCCGACCACTTCGACTTCCGCGAGGACGACGACAACTACTTCCAACAGGTCGGCGACCTCTTCCGGCTGATGACCGCAGCACAGCAGCAGGCCCTCTTCGACAACACCGCCCACGCCATCAGGGGCGCCCGCCCGCAGACCGTCGAGCAGCACATCCACAACTGCGCGCAGGCCGACCCCGCCTACGGCAACGGCGTCCGTATGGCCTGCAAAGCCCACGGGGCACTCTGA
- a CDS encoding HD domain-containing protein, protein MPEVIAGISVPDTELVREATSQVRAVTDDVLFHHSRRVFLWGMLKAAARGLVVDPELAYVGALFHDAGLTAAFASTDQRFELDGAEAARKFLLDFGRSDQEARNVWLAIALHTTPEVPLRLAPEVAVVTLGVETDVLGLDLHEIGAEQRAEVLAAHPRPDFKNRILQAFYEGMRDRPDTTFGTMNDDVLAHFDPSFRRADFVDIIRNNSWPE, encoded by the coding sequence ATGCCCGAAGTGATCGCTGGTATCAGCGTGCCCGACACGGAACTGGTCCGCGAGGCGACCTCGCAGGTCCGTGCGGTGACCGATGACGTGCTGTTCCACCACTCGCGCCGAGTGTTCCTGTGGGGCATGTTGAAGGCTGCCGCCCGCGGGCTGGTCGTGGACCCCGAACTCGCCTATGTGGGCGCCCTCTTCCACGATGCCGGCCTGACGGCGGCGTTCGCGAGCACGGACCAGCGGTTCGAGCTGGACGGAGCCGAGGCCGCCCGGAAGTTCCTGCTCGATTTCGGCCGCTCGGACCAGGAGGCGCGGAACGTGTGGCTGGCGATCGCGCTGCACACCACTCCGGAGGTTCCGCTGAGGCTGGCTCCGGAGGTCGCGGTGGTGACCCTCGGTGTCGAGACGGACGTGCTGGGACTCGATCTGCACGAGATCGGTGCGGAGCAGCGGGCCGAGGTGCTCGCCGCGCACCCTCGCCCGGACTTCAAGAACCGCATCCTTCAGGCGTTCTACGAGGGCATGCGCGACCGCCCCGACACGACGTTCGGAACGATGAACGACGACGTGCTGGCACACTTCGACCCGTCGTTCCGCCGAGCCGATTTCGTCGACATCATCAGGAACAACTCCTGGCCCGAGTGA
- a CDS encoding GlxA family transcriptional regulator, which translates to MESRPHIVVFVMFDGVKTLDVAGPAEVFAEANLAGAAYRLRYVSPSGEPVHSSTGIRMPVEGAAADVTRTDTVVVCGGDRLADRPIETGLVEAIRLLRPLTRRLVSICTGSFALAAAGVLAGRRVTTHWRHAALLAASYPDLEVLPDAIFVEDDGVFTSAGVSAGIDLALGLVEQDQGPDLARTVARNLVMFMQRPGGQSQYSAALELRPPRAPSLRAVVDLVAAEPALDHSAGSLAARIGVSPRHLARLFAAELGTTPAKYVEGVRLDHARTLLDAGHTIEQAARQAGFGSAETMRRTFSARLGVSPSQYRDRFTTTRPGRRETR; encoded by the coding sequence ATGGAGAGCCGTCCACACATCGTCGTGTTCGTGATGTTCGACGGGGTGAAGACACTCGACGTCGCCGGGCCGGCCGAAGTGTTCGCCGAAGCGAATCTGGCCGGCGCCGCCTACCGGCTGCGCTACGTCTCTCCGTCGGGGGAACCGGTCCACAGTTCGACGGGCATCCGGATGCCCGTCGAGGGGGCCGCGGCAGACGTCACGCGTACCGACACCGTTGTGGTCTGCGGAGGCGACCGCCTGGCCGACCGCCCCATCGAGACCGGTCTCGTCGAGGCGATTCGCCTGTTGCGGCCGCTGACCCGTCGGCTGGTGTCGATCTGTACGGGCTCGTTCGCGCTGGCCGCCGCCGGTGTGCTCGCGGGTCGGCGGGTGACCACGCACTGGCGCCACGCGGCGCTGCTGGCGGCTTCCTATCCCGACCTCGAGGTGCTGCCGGACGCGATCTTCGTCGAGGACGACGGTGTCTTCACCTCGGCGGGGGTGTCGGCCGGGATCGATCTCGCGCTCGGTCTGGTCGAGCAGGACCAGGGCCCCGACCTGGCCCGGACCGTGGCGCGCAACCTGGTGATGTTCATGCAACGGCCCGGCGGGCAGTCCCAGTACTCCGCCGCCTTGGAACTCCGCCCGCCGCGCGCACCCTCGCTGCGCGCCGTGGTGGACCTGGTCGCCGCAGAGCCGGCGCTGGACCACAGCGCCGGAAGTCTGGCCGCGCGCATCGGTGTCAGCCCCCGCCATCTGGCCAGGCTCTTCGCCGCCGAACTCGGCACCACCCCGGCCAAGTACGTCGAAGGGGTGCGGCTCGACCACGCGCGCACCCTGCTTGACGCCGGTCACACCATCGAACAGGCGGCCAGACAGGCCGGTTTCGGGAGCGCGGAGACGATGCGCCGAACCTTCAGCGCTCGCCTGGGAGTCTCGCCCAGCCAGTACCGGGACCGCTTCACCACGACCAGACCGGGCCGCCGCGAGACGCGCTAG